From Candidatus Binataceae bacterium, the proteins below share one genomic window:
- a CDS encoding phage tail assembly protein has translation MAETRTSAAPCARRSASPEIRSLTLPSGRSATLRKGKGRDLMRAQRAVGGNPDPTAVVFALIAELAQIEGAPIVYEDVLELDLEDVLILQAEVTGTNFHEPAQGSPAPAPSQASSASDSESGN, from the coding sequence ATGGCTGAAACGAGAACTTCCGCCGCGCCTTGCGCAAGGCGCTCAGCTTCGCCCGAAATACGCAGCCTGACGCTGCCGTCGGGCCGGAGCGCCACGCTGCGCAAGGGCAAGGGACGCGACCTGATGCGGGCGCAGCGCGCGGTCGGCGGCAACCCCGATCCCACGGCGGTGGTGTTCGCGCTCATCGCGGAGCTCGCCCAGATCGAGGGCGCGCCGATCGTATATGAGGACGTGCTCGAGCTGGACCTTGAGGACGTCCTGATCCTTCAGGCGGAGGTGACGGGCACAAATTTTCACGAGCCGGCGCAGGGCTCCCCGGCGCCGGCGCCTTCGCAGGCCTCGTCCGCTTCGGATTCGGAGTCCGGGAACTAG
- a CDS encoding phage major tail tube protein: MPNLSVNRITNANVYIDGIGLMGRAEEVEVAKPRHKMVDHKGLGMAGTAEFWAGVDKLEAKIKWASIYPEAEAVLNSPFQAHYFQIRGNLETYTSQGRTQEQPLVYLMTGVFKDAGAMNFKLHEGVDTTSVISVYHSELYIGGTQIFLFDVMANIYVVNGADQLNTFRANLGG, from the coding sequence ATGCCAAATCTCTCGGTCAATCGGATCACCAACGCCAACGTTTATATTGACGGTATCGGCCTGATGGGCCGCGCCGAGGAGGTCGAGGTCGCAAAGCCCAGGCACAAGATGGTCGATCACAAGGGGCTGGGAATGGCCGGCACGGCCGAGTTCTGGGCCGGCGTCGACAAGCTCGAAGCCAAGATCAAGTGGGCCTCGATCTATCCCGAGGCCGAGGCAGTGCTCAACAGCCCTTTTCAGGCGCACTACTTCCAGATCCGCGGCAACCTCGAAACCTACACCAGCCAGGGGCGCACGCAGGAGCAGCCGCTGGTCTATCTGATGACCGGCGTGTTCAAGGACGCGGGTGCGATGAACTTCAAACTTCACGAGGGAGTGGACACCACATCCGTGATCTCCGTGTATCACTCCGAACTGTATATCGGAGGGACGCAGATTTTCCTGTTCGATGTAATGGCGAATATTTACGTCGTCAACGGCGCCGACCAGCTCAACACTTTCCGCGCCAACCTCGGCGGCTAA
- a CDS encoding phage tail sheath subtilisin-like domain-containing protein codes for MPASFLHGIETIEVATGPMPITVVKSAVIGLVGSAPLWAVAGALDLWQANWMVSGGQQIVDANGNVQQCLTSGTTGSAAPVWATALNATTNDGTAVWKLVTFAGTLLQTPTLVNFTANPNIAGSAAAFGPLIQGYTVPYALAAIQAQGAGQAVVVDVFNPYVHFTAVSGLALAMPASGAQAVSLGHMGVWDVAVKNSAGTTTYINGTDYTLDAVNGVVTAKSGGAITSGQALSVSFNYADPGKVTDTDIIGAVSGTVYSGIQTLRTTYGTLGFFPKILIAPGYSQDAPTAAALLSMAETIRAIALIDSPPSTSPATIIADRAATGNAFATSSARAVLCYPQEKFLDTGLIPTGVTLNSAGTPVQNAANSEAVGPYSQWVAGAIAAKDLQKGYWWSPSNTPVNGPLGPDVTLYASVIDAASDVNNLNAQGVVTIFNAFGTGPRLWGNRSAAFPSSTTPDNFINVRRTMDVIEESVELAMLQFIDQPISNALISAILASANAFIRSLIGRGALVAGSASYNPDENPPSQVAAGQLVFDLDVMPPPPAERLTYNVFIDTTLLSALGNTSALTAVTLNA; via the coding sequence CGACCTCTGGCAGGCCAACTGGATGGTTTCCGGCGGCCAGCAGATCGTTGACGCCAATGGAAACGTCCAGCAGTGCCTGACCTCCGGCACCACCGGCTCCGCCGCACCGGTGTGGGCGACCGCGCTCAACGCCACCACCAACGACGGGACCGCAGTCTGGAAGCTGGTCACGTTCGCCGGCACTCTGCTCCAGACGCCGACGCTGGTGAACTTCACCGCCAATCCGAATATCGCCGGCTCGGCGGCCGCCTTCGGCCCGCTCATCCAGGGTTACACGGTGCCCTACGCGCTGGCCGCCATCCAGGCCCAGGGAGCGGGCCAGGCGGTGGTGGTGGACGTCTTCAATCCCTACGTCCATTTCACCGCCGTCAGCGGGCTCGCGCTCGCGATGCCGGCGTCGGGTGCGCAGGCGGTCAGCCTCGGCCACATGGGCGTATGGGACGTTGCGGTCAAGAACTCAGCCGGCACCACTACCTACATCAATGGCACTGACTATACGCTCGACGCCGTAAATGGAGTAGTTACTGCGAAGAGCGGCGGCGCGATCACCTCCGGCCAGGCGCTCAGCGTATCATTCAACTACGCCGACCCGGGCAAGGTCACCGACACCGACATAATCGGCGCGGTCAGCGGCACCGTTTACTCCGGAATCCAGACGCTGCGCACGACTTACGGCACCCTGGGCTTCTTTCCCAAGATCCTGATCGCGCCCGGTTACTCGCAGGACGCGCCAACCGCCGCCGCGTTGCTCTCGATGGCGGAAACCATCCGCGCGATCGCGCTCATCGATTCACCGCCGTCGACCTCGCCCGCGACGATAATCGCCGACCGCGCCGCAACCGGCAACGCATTTGCCACCAGCTCGGCTCGCGCGGTGCTCTGCTACCCGCAGGAGAAGTTTCTCGACACCGGCCTGATACCCACCGGCGTAACGCTCAACTCGGCGGGCACGCCGGTTCAGAACGCGGCCAACTCCGAGGCGGTCGGCCCGTACTCGCAATGGGTGGCGGGCGCGATCGCCGCCAAGGACCTCCAGAAGGGCTACTGGTGGTCGCCCTCCAACACGCCCGTCAACGGCCCGCTCGGCCCGGACGTGACGCTCTACGCCTCGGTCATCGACGCGGCCAGCGACGTTAACAACCTCAACGCCCAGGGCGTCGTGACCATCTTCAACGCCTTCGGCACCGGCCCGCGCCTCTGGGGCAACCGTTCGGCCGCTTTTCCTTCCTCGACCACGCCCGACAATTTCATCAACGTGCGCCGCACGATGGACGTGATCGAGGAGTCGGTGGAGCTCGCGATGCTCCAGTTCATCGATCAGCCGATCAGCAACGCGCTAATCTCGGCGATCCTGGCCAGCGCCAACGCCTTCATCCGCAGCCTGATCGGGCGCGGCGCGCTGGTCGCCGGCAGCGCGAGCTACAATCCCGACGAAAATCCCCCCAGCCAGGTCGCTGCCGGGCAGCTGGTATTCGACCTCGACGTGATGCCGCCACCGCCCGCCGAGCGCCTGACCTACAACGTCTTTATCGATACCACACTGCTGAGCGCGCTCGGCAATACCTCCGCGCTCACCGCGGTCACGCTCAACGCCTAG